A genome region from Dickeya dadantii NCPPB 898 includes the following:
- the hslO gene encoding Hsp33 family molecular chaperone HslO, which yields MANHDQLHRYLFENHAVRGELVTVSDTFQQMLTNHDYPVPVKNLLGEMLVATSLLTATLKFSGDITVQLQGDGPLKLAVINGNHQQQMRGVARLQGDIAADSSLHDMVGNGYLVITITPTEGERYQGVVGLDGDNVAACLENYFQQSEQLPTRLFIRTGEHDGRQCAAGMLLQVLPAQHGNREDFDHLTQLTATVKGEELFGLPADEVLYRLYHQENVTLYEPQPVAFQCHCSRERCADALMTLPADEVSDILGQDGQIDMHCDYCGSHYLFSVQDIADLRQSGAEPTLH from the coding sequence ATGGCCAACCATGACCAATTGCACCGTTATCTGTTCGAAAACCACGCCGTTCGCGGCGAACTGGTAACGGTAAGCGACACCTTCCAGCAGATGCTGACCAACCACGACTACCCCGTGCCGGTAAAAAACCTGCTGGGTGAAATGCTGGTCGCCACCAGCCTGTTAACCGCCACGCTGAAATTCAGCGGCGACATCACCGTGCAGTTGCAAGGCGACGGCCCGCTGAAACTGGCGGTGATTAACGGCAACCATCAACAGCAGATGCGCGGCGTCGCCCGCCTGCAGGGCGACATCGCCGCCGACAGTTCGCTGCACGACATGGTGGGCAACGGCTATCTGGTGATCACCATTACCCCGACCGAGGGCGAGCGCTATCAGGGCGTGGTGGGGCTGGACGGCGACAATGTGGCCGCCTGTCTGGAAAACTATTTCCAGCAGTCCGAGCAGTTGCCGACGCGCCTGTTCATCCGCACCGGCGAACATGACGGCCGCCAGTGCGCCGCCGGGATGCTGCTGCAGGTGCTGCCCGCGCAGCACGGCAACCGCGAGGACTTCGACCACCTGACCCAGTTGACCGCCACCGTCAAGGGCGAAGAGCTGTTCGGTCTGCCGGCCGACGAGGTGCTTTATCGTCTGTACCATCAGGAAAACGTCACGCTGTATGAACCGCAGCCGGTGGCGTTCCAGTGCCACTGCTCGCGGGAACGCTGCGCTGACGCGCTGATGACCCTGCCGGCGGACGAGGTCAGCGACATTCTGGGGCAGGACGGGCAAATCGATATGCACTGCGACTATTGCGGCAGCCATTATCTGTTCAGCGTGCAGGACATTGCCGACCTTCGTCAGTCCGGCGCCGAACCGACCCTGCACTGA